GGGAGGCAGAGGCGGGAATGGCACGTGTCTGAGACTGGGTAGACGGGCGGTCGACTGAAAAGGACGACGGACGGGGACGGTTCTACGTATACGTATATatatcagcaaaaaaataaaataaatgAATAAATAATTCCACTGGACCGAGATCATGGATCCCAACGGAGAGAGGCATGGCACGCAACTCGCAGCGCTCAAaccctcccctcccccacTTTCTCCCAGATCACTTGCCACGATGCCAAAGAACGGATCTTTGTTATATATACTCACATTGATCTTTTCCcgctcctccttttctttatcctttttcttcccgcCTAGCCATCCAAACCCActccgtctcttctccttcactcTCTCCGCACCCGCACTCGCACCCGTTCCCGCACTGCTTGCTCGCCCAATGCCATCTCCGGCATAAGCCGGCTGAGGAGGCGGAAACCCCTGCGCCTGGCCTCGACCATCGTGCGCGTATTGCGAGGGCGGTAGcagtggtggtggtggtggtggtgactGTACTTGTATTTGTGGCTGTCCTTGGCCCGGGGCGGATTGCATACTTTTTGACGAGGGATCCGTAGATGCAGGTGGCTGGAGTGGAGATATCGTGGAAGACTTGCGAGATCTAAACATTGTTTATTGTGGCTTTGTATTATTATCTGTTAAAACAGCGCGTTTTTAGGGCCAGGAGGCAGTTGTTTAAGCCGTCGAGGCATTCAGGTTCCAAAGTCCAGCTGCTTGGGGGGTTCTCtgttgatggggatgaCGAAGCGTAACTCTATAAATGCTATTATGTACCCAGGCAAACAAATGCTCGCTTCCAGGCTTCGACGATTAGTTGCTTGTACTCTGTTAACCCGAAGGAGTCGCAAGTCGCCATCTCATCGCCTTCCTCGTATATCATCAGGTACGCAATCACATGTGACATTCGGTATTCATCCGCACAATGCATGTCTTCCCttatcttttcttcatcatcaatcgTCTGTCTTGTTATTTTCCAATGTTTTCGAATTCATTATATTTGATGCAACCATGCAGCCATACAACGATGCAACCATGCACATCCATGCGGCAAAAAAAGGTAAAGAGATAAAAAGGTCCATTCCCAACGTCGTATGTGCAGATTGTACGGGAATTTAAACAAAGGCCTATATGAAATAGAGACAAAAACAGCACAATTCGTCAAAAGGTTAAAATAGCAAGATACATCCTCccacctctttccatctcatctccgATCCGTCAAACAGTCATCAAAACATCACAGCTCGATTAAAGCAAAAAAGAGCCGGCACCGGCGACAAGAGCAACGACGCTGATGGCACCAGCCACGGCAGAGCCATAGTTGACACCGCTGAATGAGGACATGGCGGCGGATTTAGAGCTGCTaccagaagcagaggcagCAGCGGTAGAGCCAGCATTGGCAGAACCGGAAGCACCAGAGCCgccggaagaggaagaaccaGTAGCAGCAGCGGGGGAGCTaccggaagaagagccaGTAGAGGCGGCAGTAGAGTTGACAGAGCCGGCGTTggaaagagcgagagaggagatacCGTTACCGACAGAGGTGTAGGTCTTACAGTTGGAGGTGGCAGGGATAGAGTAGGCAGACTGAGGAGTAACAGTCTCACCCTGGGTCCAAGTACCCAAAGAACCGTCGGCGTTTGTAAAAGTACCAGTGTATCGCTGCTGGAAGGTAGAGGTCGAGCCGTTTGCTTCCGGGTACCAACCGGGAGGGTAGGCAGAGTCACCGTCACACTCAGTGAAAGAGTTGTTGGTGTAGTCACCGGGCATGACCCAGCTGCATCCCATCTCGTCAAGAGTGTGCTGGCACTCATTGGCAGCAGAGTAAGTGTCGTTCTCAGAGATACAAATTCGGAGACAGAATTGGTCAAAGGCCATGTAGCTAAAAAATAGTCAGCGGCAATCAAAAGTGGCCAAACGGCGGTAACACTCACTTCATCCACTCCTCGTAAGAAACGTCCGAGCCAGTAGCGTTAGTGGTGACGTTACCACCGACGGGGTTACCAAGACCAGTGGCACCGTGGGGGTCAAGTTCACCTCCCTCATCACCGCTCTGAATGTTAAGATGGGTGAAGTCACCGAAACCCTGGATTTGCCAATAGAGAGGAGTCTTGACAAAGTGGACGGCGGTAAGAACACCATCAGGGATGACTCGGGCATCGTTTCGGGGTTCTACGCAGTCAATCAGCCCTTCTGCCACTTCCGACGCGATTCTACGTCTTCCAAAGACGATGCAAACTTACGGACACACCAGGCGAcctcctcagcctcagTCTCACCAATCACAGAGTTGGGCACGGGAGGGGCAAAAAGACAGCTAAAAATTGACCCAGTCAGTATTTGCCATTTTCTTCCAAAGTATCTTGCAGCAGACATACAAGTCGTCAATGGCATTAAGAGAGAGCAATCGAGCGTAAGATGTCTGGTTGATAGCAGTACCAAGAGTAGCCGCAGGGGGGTTGGTGGGGCCCATGGTACCGGTGGCGGTGACCTGAGCGTTGACGTTGGCCTGTGCAGAACAACATTAACAACTGATTCccccatttcttccctaGACTGCTAAAAACCTACCACACCGGCCATGagggcagcagcagcgccGATAGCAACCTTGGAGATCATTATGAATAGGTTGTCtagaaaaaaaattgaTCCGTTAACGACTTCGACACGGTACGCGTAGGCTTTTTTTCACTCACATTCTGCAGATTTCAAAGTACAGGAAAAGCAGACATGAAGGATAAGGAAAAAGGCAGTGTCAGCTTTCTGTATGCAGTGTACTAATATGAGGTCTGTTTCCGCATGACAGGGcaagtgaaagaggagaacaatGGAGCACGACGCGTCGAAGAGGGCACGAGACGGCCATGACTTACAGATGGGTGGTGAAAGGAGACGTGGGGAGAACTAGGGAGGTAGTTAAGAAGAGTCGATATAAtaaaagggcaaagagtGTAAAGTATGAATCGAAGAtgtgagaaagaaggaagagggaaaatgaaagaaggaaagaattTGGATGACGATGGATGCGGTGAAGCGTGAAGATGGAGTCACCGGGTGGAAGGCTTTGTATACGTTCATTCAAAGGGGCGGTGCCGAGCCAAGCGTGTCTATTCGTGGCAATTTCCAAGACGCAGCAAGGGACTATTCAAGGGTCACCCGCTAGGGTATCAAGCCATTATTCCAGGCGCGTCATCATTTGCGCAGATCACCGCCGCGTTTCATAAGAGTTAACTAGAGTATTTAGAGTCCTCCCCTTATCCCCACTGGTTATTCTAGCTTGCGGATGGCCTTCGCGCGACGCGTTTTTTCAGTTTTCTGCGTACATATATGACGGAGTGgcaagagatgaggagCATCTGAATGCTTCTTACAGCCAATTGGAAGAGCTGAGTGGACGCTCTAGTGGTCATTGCATAGGAGTGGCAGGTAGAGAAAGCGCAGTAGTGGACAAAAAGCTTCCTTACCTTTGCCATTTGCCATCGGGAGCACAGCCCATCGCTCCGATTTGACCTCCTTCCGACCCGACCACCAGGAGTGACGTTACATTAGCGGAACCAAATATAGTCATTGACTTTCCTCTTACCTCTTATGGTTAGCAGTGTCTACAAATAGGGCCCTTCTCGTATGCTAACCGCTATGTAGTTGTTTCCCTTTTACGTTCAATGTCTAATCTGCGGCCCTCGCTCGTCGCTACCGTTGCTGTGTTCCAATGTCTCTGGCAAACACGTCATAAGTAATCTTTTTTCATCTGCACAAGACCTCTTTTAAACCGAGAACGGAACGAAGATGGGATAGGGATTGCCAGTTTCAGAATGGCCAGGATGTGAGATGGAAAGTCCCGCGACTGCGAGTCCATATATCCATCTCAATCCAGTGAGTGACCATATGCAGTGCCTATCACCTATCGTCCGGTCTCGGGTGTTTGCCGATCGTTTGCACATGCATGTCGCTACCAAATGGTGAATACAGTCTGGACGGAGCCAGCTGGCAGCAATTTTTTTGCAACATGCAATGGGAGCTGGTATATGCATAGCTGCCGCTGAGATAAAGACAGAGGATGTTTACCTTTTGTGCCGCCTGTTACCTGTTCCATGTTCACATTCTGATATCTCATTATTACATGTATGTGCAATTTTCGCACTCTTCAGACACCAGATACTAGCAGCAACGCAACTGCGACTCACCACCTAATCTTCCGTTCGCTTGTCGCTTGTCCACCACTTCTTATTCAGCTTTTGCCTAGGCCTTCCGCAATCACTAGTGGTTCTAATAGCGGTCAATGTTCCAAAGAGCGCTAATAGAAACGGTGACTACAAATGCAACACGTAAAGaactaaaaaaaaaagtcgaGGCTCAATCCAGGTCCGAGTGTTTATTTGTTTCCCCTTTTATCGGTGATATTGACGCGTTCGTTGAATGAAGTTTGGAAGCAGAGCTATATTTATCCACTCGTACGCGACAATAGCAAAGACTTATCCGACATATACAATCTAGCTTTTTGCTGGCGTCTGGTGGCGTGTAAAGTAGTATAGAAGCTTATAAAAGTGTATTGACGCGTAGCTTTCGGCTTACACGCAGTACAAGGGACAAGAACGAAGAACGATTATTTGATGATACTCGAGGTCATCGCCAAAAGCTAGCTTCATTGCCCAGCTCTCGGCTGTTAAGCTCTTATAAGgacttccttttcttgttttctATCTTCTTGTTGATAATTGGTAGTAGTAGGTGCGTACCTATATAATGTGCATGTGTAGGGCGAAGGATGCCATAGTCTGGCACTGTAATTAATGTGAAGTTCGCATTTGATTTCGGAACTACTCTTTTAACTGTATTTTAAACAAGAACATCGACAAGGATTGATGGTATAGGAAACTTTCTGGCTTTTATTAAACTCTTCGGCATATTAATACTGAGATCGTGTACCATGCTTGTTCATCGATGAATGGACGCCCTGCACACGGGTACATAGTAGCGGAATACGATGACCTGACATTGAGTGCTTCCCTCTAACAATTTTGGGTTTTTCGGTCTTTCATGCAAGCTCGCGGAATGACTGGTTGTGTTGTTGGAACACGCAATAATGGGGAGCCGATGGCAATCAacatttgatgatgataaccGATAGAAGTCCATATCTTCTCCACGTTAACGCCAAAATTACATGTGCATGCACACCTGCTATAATCCTACTCCCCGTGCTTCATGACACATCTAAGCCTCGACTCTGCCTAAAACGGCCTGTGACAATGTAACGTCCAACGCTCCTCTCAACTTCATCAACTCTCTCTGGAAACTCAACTCCCTTTCAACCCGTGTCTGAATCTTGCCGAGCATTTCATCGAGAATAGGAGATTGGCCGAGGATTGGTGTGTAAATATCTACGAGTTTGACGGTCAGCAATGCCGCGAAGGTAAAGCAAAAGCGGAAGGAAGACTCAAATACTCACCGATGATGATACCGACGACCTGCGCCGCCATCTCGCCAAATCGGGGGTCTGTGACGTTCTTCGCCAAAAAGTTGAGAATCGGTTCAAGTGTAACATCATCTCGCCCCGAAAGGGCTATCCGAAGAGCATCACGGTGAACCAATTCCTGGATCAAAGCAAATGAAGTGGTAGGCTTGACATTCTTGTGTAATCCCGCATCAAGAGCGGCAGAGTACTTGAATGACTTCAAATATTTGTCAAAATCTCTCAGCCTCTTTTGCCGTCTTGTCTCAACCCCAAATTCGTCCGCCGGCCCGACCACAGGTCCCAAATCCCTCCCTTTCGCCTTGATATGCCCTGTCCCGAAGATCGCCTCCATATCTGCAAAGTATTCATATGCTCCACCCTTGATAGCTGTTTCTTGTGCTGAGGACGCACCGAGCTCGGAAGCCTTAGGGTCTCGCCGACGCACCGAAAGGGTGCCGTCAGTCATACCAGCTGCAATGTGGGTGTCGTCAGGAGAAACCGCAAGAGACAAGACCGGGGCAGGATAACGCATGGTATGAACAACCTTCCAGTCTTCAACATCGTAGACCTTCACCATGTTGTCAAGACCGCCAGTTAAGACACGTCCCTTTGTACCATCAAACGCAACCGAGGTAACAGTCTTTTGGTGGTTGGATAACGCTCGCACACACTTGCCTGCCATTGCAAGATCCCAAACCCTCAATATAGGTCCTCCAACACTGACAGCCACACCTCCATTTGGGAATGCCAAGATATCTTCCACGGGAGCACCACCATGTCGCATAGTAATGACATTAGCCTCGTCCTCTGGCAGTCGGACGTCGTGCAGCCGAATTGTGGAATCGTAAGATGCAGAGAGTATCAGAGAAGGGTCGGAAGGCGAGAAGATTGCTGATCTAACGTAGTCGGTGTGGGatgaaaaggtggaaaggcATGCTTGTGTGGATAAGTCCCAAAGTTTTACAGTTGTATCATCGGAAGCGGAAAGGATTTGGGGAAGGTGTGGGGAGAAGTGGGTGACTCGGACGGGTCtattcttcatcagctAATGAAGCTTAACTATCATATATGACTCACTGGTTGTGTTCCTTCATAGTTCTTAAAATTGCTCGACTGTTCACGTCGAACACCTGGACAACGCCATCGTCTCCACCAGCAACTACTAATTTGCCATCTTTCCTAAACTCTCCACCTCGAGCAGTATCCTTGAACCTAGTGATAGTCTTAACTACCTTTCCTGTCTTCGGTGCGTATATCAACACTCTTGTAGAAGATGTTACAGCATATCGATGTGGTTTTGTTGGACAAAAATGGATATGGGTGATAGCAGCCGGGTgcttgatgaagaggggatGTCGAAAAGAGTGAAAGTGTCTAGAGTGAGggtttgttgttgattgTTGCCGTGGGGGCGCTGGGAGGGTGCGCAGGGGCAGAAACTCCATTTTCGGTACGGCCTACAGATACAGAGATGTACAGTGGAAAGAGTTGAATGCAAAATATCTTTGCCTCCACTTGCCACGTGAATCACAGGCTGTATTACGTACTCCAACCAAAATCCCTTTGCCTGCGGTTAGTCGAGTTAAAGCCACGTGGCAGAGCGGGAATAATCGTTTGTTATTTTGCGTGCTCGATCCGAGTTGTCGTTCCGAATTTTCTTCGGCTCGAGTCTTGCTTTTCAataaatatatatataagCCGGGTCAATTCGGTTGCGCTTTTACGACCACCACAAAAAACGAAACAGCACAATGTCAATCCCTATTCCAGACAAGAACAGAAGACAGTCTGTCTCCGCCTCCGACCCCCCAGACCAGTGAGTCCCATCTCGCCCCACTTTCACTTGCAGCGTCATCACATTCCGCATATCCATATCTTATCGTCACCCCAAAAGGTGTCTCGTCCCAGGTGGCGTCGATCAGTCCGCTAACTTTTTATCTTTTATTTagcatccccatccctGCCAACACCCGCGGCATTCCCGTGTCTTCTTTCGTCCCTCATTCTCCGCCCACCGGCACTTCTCCCCGCACttcgtccttctctttctctacTTCCCCTTCAACTAGCTACCTCAGAAATGCCTCTGGAGTCTTCCAGGGTATTGCCCGACAATTGAccgctttccttcctcctgacTATCCCACAGAAGAGGATCACGAGAAGAGGCAGGGCAAGACTAAGGTCTTGCTTTTGGAAAACGTCAACTTGGACGCTGCCGAATACTTAAAGAGCCAGGGTTACGAGGTGAGTATTCAAAACGGATTCCTCTTGTTTCTGGGCTGTTGGCATTATACCTGGGATTTTCATGTCTTTCTGTCGGTCTGATGTGAAGATTCAGCAATCCAGAGATGAAATGGAAATCTTGATGATCATTCATGAACAGTCGCTGATAatcattcttttctcaGGTTGACCATGTCACCAGGGCCTAcactgaagaagagctcaTTGCTAAGCTTCCTAATTACCGGGCCGTCGGTATTCGATCAAAAACCAAGATCACTGCCAAGGTGATTGACGCCAACCCCCAACTCTTGGTCATTGGCTGTTTCTGTATCGGTACGAACCAGGTCGACCTTGAGCACGCTGCCAAGCGAGGTATCGCCGTTTTCaactctcccttctccaattCCCGATCCGTTGCTGAGCTCGTCATCTCCGAGATCATTGCCCTTTCTAGACAGGTCATCGACCGAACCCATGAGATGCGAGCCGGTATCTGGAACAAGCTCTCCAAGAACTGTTGGGAAATTCGAGGTAAGACCCTTGGTATTGTCGGCTACGGTCACATTGGTTCTCAGCTTTCCGTCCTTGCCGAGGCTTTCGGTATGTCTGTGATCTACTACGACGTCGTCCCTATCATGCCTCTCGGTTCAGCTCGCCAGGTCGACACCCTTGATGATCTCCTCTCCAGGGCCGATTTCGTTACCTTGCACGTCCCCGAAATCCCTGACACCATTGGTATGATGGGCGCCGAGCAATTTGctcagatgaagaagggtgccttcttcatcaacaacGCCCGAGGCAAGGTTGTCGACCTTTCTGCTCTTTGTGACGCCCTTGAGTCCAACCACCTCGCCGGTGCTGCCGTCGACGTCTTCCCCAAGGAGCCCGGAGCCAACGGTCCTGGGTTTAACGAGACTCTCGGTGACTTCATCCCCCGACTCCGAAAGATCCccaacctcatcctcactccTCACATCGGTGGTTCCACTGAGGAAGCTCAGCGAGCCATCGGTACCGAAGTTTCCAACGCTCTTACCCGATACCTCAACTATGGTACCACCCTCGGTGCCGTCAACTTCCCCGAAGTCGACTTGCGTGCCATCACTGCTGCCGACGAGAGACATATTAGGGTCTGCCACGTTCATAAGAATGAGCCTGGTGTTTTGAAGGGTATCAACAACATTCTTGCAGACCACAACATCGAGAAGCAGTTCTCTGACTCCAAGGGCGACATTGCGTACTTGATGGCCGACATCAGCGGCGtcgggcaagaagaagttgagggATTGTATTCGGCGATCAAGAACACTAGGTCAAACATTTTGACCAGGTTGCTTTGTAAGTTCTTTTGACCTTTTAAGCCTAAAGAATTCCCGCTAACTTCAAGCCTGTAGATTAAGTTGTAGAATGAAAGTTTTTCCAAAAGTCATATAGAATTCCCTATGTAGCTCATCCTCTCGTTGGGAATGATCATTATTATTTCAGAAGTTGCGTTTTTCTTGTCAGCTCATCCTGATGCACTATTATATGTTTCCATCTCAATTAAATCCAGGTCACACGCGTTCATTCAGCAGCAGTTTTCCCCAGAGATTAATGAGAATTGTGCATGTTTCCGCCCATCCTTCATTGTCGTCTTCGCTATCCACCTGGCGCTCCACTTGTTGGCTCATCCCCAGCCCCATTCTCATAATCACTATTACCTTCCGCAAagtcatcatcctccatcccatACTCGtccacctcttcccccgtagcattcttccttcgtAACGGCATCCCGTTCGGTTTATAGCCAATTTGATTGTCGTCCATCGTTTCAAATACCATTTCTCCCTGCCCGTCCTCTGGATAATCGTAatatccttcatcttcttcttcatccgaATCAGACCATTCGTCATCAGAGCCTTTATAACCCATAAACGCGCTGAGCCTAGCTAACCGCTCTGCCCGGGCAACTTCGTCCCCTCCAAAACCACCCGTACTACTGCTATCATTACCACTGGCCAACAGCTGGCTTCTTGATGGTCTTGATCTCGGCACGCCATTTGTTCGGGTGGGATTTCTCGGttttggtgatgatgatcggGTATGATGCTCGAGGgtaagagaagagagagcatTGGTGGTGGAGTTTATATAATCTCTTTGACCGAGAGAGAGGGTCTGATCCATTGGCCTATCAAATGCAGAGCTGTTAACGACTTGTATCATAGCAGGATGACCGTTCATCCACGGGCGAGAACACTCACAAGATTAATCCGTTCTTAGCTAAAGCCCCTTCACCAGCTCTTATACTCTCCAACACCCTCTGTTTTCCACTTACGCCACCCACTgactctcttccttttcccttcttatCTCCAGCTGCATTGCTAGCttcaggagaagatgaagcacCGATATTCATGTTCTGCAGCATTAATTCTTGTTCCCTCATCAAGAGGGCTTCACGAGCTTTCACAAGCTTTTCTCTGACCGGATCACTTGACTCTTGGCCCGCTTCCTGTACTTTAGATGTTGATCCAGAGGCAGACGGGGAAATCGACTGAGTAAACAGAGGTGAATTTAGCAGAGCCGTATTTCGAGCCAAACGCTCCTTGACCTCGGGTAATGAGAGGGTGAGGATATCGTCGTTCAGTACGGCACCGTGGGTCGGACGTGAACGGCGGAGAGGCATGTTGTGTTATGTGGTAAGTTGACGAGGCGATGGCTGAGTTTACGAAGCTACAAAGTTGCAAGTTGGGAAAACAGGGGAGTGGGGGATTTGTTGATTGTTCGACAGCCGGGGGTTTATATACGCGCGAGGAGGGACGATCGATAGCCGGGGTGGAGGGAGAATGATGAGTCGTCACCGTGGGACAGCCACGAGTGTATCCTTTGTTTAATCCCGAGATGGGTCGGTATGCATATAGATCCTGGTGTATGTATGACAGGTGCGGTATATACCAGCTCCAAGGCCTCTCCACTGAGCGTAAATCCAATGCACTCTGGTTTGCGCACTTCATCATGGGTTCCGGCACAACGCAGATGTCAGCAGTCAGCAGCATCATTCATCGGGATGCAGTAACGTCATCCCTTATCTCCCTTCGTTATGGCACTCGTTTTTATCTCCCTTCGTTATGACACTCGTTTTCCTCAATCTGCCGACCGTTTGACACCAGTAATGCAACATCTGCTCGCAGAGTTCAAGAAAGCCTCGTGTCAATAGCATATCATACGCGTTAAGGAGAATTGAGATTAGGAATCCTATAGACTTGTCAAAAGGCCGGAACGTTAAATAACTTCGCTACACCACCAATATGACCCCCAAAACTCATTATTATTGGTCCTCCTCCATGTTCTCAAACAAAAAGTTGGCAGCCaattcttcattcttgtcGCAAAGCATGTACGCCTGAAGAACTGTTTGACGGTCGAACCCAAGTGCTTCGAGCTCCATATACTGTCAGTCCATGCACCCAGAATCATTTGATACAGACGATAAGACACTTTTGACTCACTCtctcaacagcagcagcctccTCTTGTGTCAAGTTCACCCTCATTACCGGCCCTTCTCCAaactcatcgtcatcatcaccttcaccaccaccgccgccgaGAAGCTCGTACAAGGCTTCAGGGTTTTGAGCGATGAGTTGAGCAAGTTCTGGATGTTCAGTGGCGATttgctgaagaaggggctGGATCATGGCAGGGTTTTGTTGGACCATTTGACGGATAGCGCTAAGCTGATCGCCGCCGCCCATACCGCCGGGCATACCGGCACCAGCTCCAGGAAGACCAGGGGCACCGGCAGCAGCGGGGACTCCTCGATCACGGTTCATGGCAGCCTCAGCGGCAGCAAAAAGGTTGTCAGCACTTCCGCCGGTGGAGGCGGGAGGAGCGCTAGCAGCGGGCTGGGCAGCTGGTTCGGAAGGAGCGGCTGGTTGGGCAGGGGCAGCGGCTGCAGAGGGAGTTGAGGGAGCTGCAGGGGCAGGGGCAGGGGCAGGGGCAGGGGCAGGGGCAGCAGGAGTGGTACCTTCAACAGAAGGAATGTTGCCCTATAGCATGATGTCAACTCCAAAACGGGCGCCTCTGATAACCATCAAGGAATGGCGGCGATTACTCACGCTCATGAGGTACTCTACAGCCCGATCAGGGTTGTTAAAGCTTGCTCTCAAAGCCCGAATAACCTGATCACGCTCAAAGCCCATCTCAACCATACCATCAATGGCAGCTTGTAAGGCAGGTCCAGTGACTATACGATGTTCAGCCTGAAAACGCGCGGgtgaaagaaaagtgaTTTACCAAAAGAGCCAGCCAATCCAGACTCGACAGTAGATGACTGAGCAGGCTCAGcggcaggagcaggagcaggagcaggagctgATTCGGCAGTAGGAGCAGAAGGGGCGGGAACGGCAGGATTAGCAACAGATGCTTGTTCAGAAGCAGCGGGAGCGGGGGCGGCGGCAGGGGCAGGGGTGGAGGGAGCAGCGGGAGTCgcaggagcagcaggagtGGCCGCAGGAGTAGCCTTGGGCTATGAAAAGGATGCATGTGTTATGATATGACGATCTTTCAAGGCAGTTTTCACTCACCCTAGAAaccatcaccaccaaaaagtccttctccttgatcttgagcGACTCAACGGAAGACGCATCGTTAAGGATCTTTCCTGCATAAAGATGCTCAGCCTAAAACGAACGCTCATGGCAAGACGAAGACTTACCAGAGTAGATGAGCTTTTGGTTCTCAACGGGGAAACTCTGGGTCTCCtggatcttcttcttcaaatcg
This DNA window, taken from Cryptococcus deuterogattii R265 chromosome 3, complete sequence, encodes the following:
- a CDS encoding immunoreactive mannoprotein MP88, whose protein sequence is MISKVAIGAAAALMAGVANVNAQVTATGTMGPTNPPAATLGTAINQTSYARLLSLNAIDDFCLFAPPVPNSVIGETEAEEVAWCVQPRNDARVIPDGVLTAVHFVKTPLYWQIQGFGDFTHLNIQSGDEGGELDPHGATGLGNPVGGNVTTNATGSDVSYEEWMNYMAFDQFCLRICISENDTYSAANECQHTLDEMGCSWVMPGDYTNNSFTECDGDSAYPPGWYPEANGSTSTFQQRYTGTFTNADGSLGTWTQGETVTPQSAYSIPATSNCKTYTSVGNGISSLALSNAGSVNSTAASTGSSSGSSPAAATGSSSSGGSGASGSANAGSTAAASASGSSSKSAAMSSFSGVNYGSAVAGAISVVALVAGAGSFLL
- a CDS encoding phosphoglycerate dehydrogenase, which codes for MSIPIPDKNRRQSVSASDPPDHIPIPANTRGIPVSSFVPHSPPTGTSPRTSSFSFSTSPSTSYLRNASGVFQGIARQLTAFLPPDYPTEEDHEKRQGKTKVLLLENVNLDAAEYLKSQGYEVDHVTRAYTEEELIAKLPNYRAVGIRSKTKITAKVIDANPQLLVIGCFCIGTNQVDLEHAAKRGIAVFNSPFSNSRSVAELVISEIIALSRQVIDRTHEMRAGIWNKLSKNCWEIRGKTLGIVGYGHIGSQLSVLAEAFGMSVIYYDVVPIMPLGSARQVDTLDDLLSRADFVTLHVPEIPDTIGMMGAEQFAQMKKGAFFINNARGKVVDLSALCDALESNHLAGAAVDVFPKEPGANGPGFNETLGDFIPRLRKIPNLILTPHIGGSTEEAQRAIGTEVSNALTRYLNYGTTLGAVNFPEVDLRAITAADERHIRVCHVHKNEPGVLKGINNILADHNIEKQFSDSKGDIAYLMADISGVGQEEVEGLYSAIKNTRSNILTRLLY
- a CDS encoding U3 small nucleolar RNA-associated protein 15, with product MEFLPLRTLPAPPRQQSTTNPHSRHFHSFRHPLFIKHPAAITHIHFCPTKPHRYAVTSSTRVLIYAPKTGKVVKTITRFKDTARGGEFRKDGKLVVAGGDDGVVQVFDVNSRAILRTMKEHNQPVRVTHFSPHLPQILSASDDTTVKLWDLSTQACLSTFSSHTDYVRSAIFSPSDPSLILSASYDSTIRLHDVRLPEDEANVITMRHGGAPVEDILAFPNGGVAVSVGGPILRVWDLAMAGKCVRALSNHQKTVTSVAFDGTKGRVLTGGLDNMVKVYDVEDWKVVHTMRYPAPVLSLAVSPDDTHIAAGMTDGTLSVRRRDPKASELGASSAQETAIKGGAYEYFADMEAIFGTGHIKAKGRDLGPVVGPADEFGVETRRQKRLRDFDKYLKSFKYSAALDAGLHKNVKPTTSFALIQELVHRDALRIALSGRDDVTLEPILNFLAKNVTDPRFGEMAAQVVGIIIDIYTPILGQSPILDEMLGKIQTRVERELSFQRELMKLRGALDVTLSQAVLGRVEA
- a CDS encoding UV excision repair protein Rad23 — its product is MVKITFKTVQNKLFTVDAQGSDTVADLKKKIQETQSFPVENQKLIYSGKILNDASSVESLKIKEKDFLVVMVSRPKATPAATPAAPATPAAPSTPAPAAAPAPAASEQASVANPAVPAPSAPTAESAPAPAPAPAAEPAQSSTVESGLAGSFVTGPALQAAIDGMVEMGFERDQVIRALRASFNNPDRAVEYLMSGNIPSVEGTTPAAPAPAPAPAPAPAAPSTPSAAAAPAQPAAPSEPAAQPAASAPPASTGGSADNLFAAAEAAMNRDRGVPAAAGAPGLPGAGAGMPGGMGGGDQLSAIRQMVQQNPAMIQPLLQQIATEHPELAQLIAQNPEALYELLGGGGGEGDDDDEFGEGPVMRVNLTQEEAAAVERLEALGFDRQTVLQAYMLCDKNEELAANFLFENMEEDQ